A genome region from bacterium includes the following:
- a CDS encoding glycogen debranching protein → MIQTPSPGAELVRFTGDLLTVTLETQKDKGVEAYLRTTLGRAGVRRREIIDEVEAGVPRLDRDWRDLRMERKGPGVFSVTFPLLETGVFWAKAFCLPRGGEPQWPSGGNIRIKVISAEYSFANTIYSAFVRQHSQTLPGPAELSQNVEKLEEEGYTVIPPSGRFRDFSERIPFIVETLGFRIIQLLPVHPVPTTYGRMGRFGSPFASLDFMDTDPAMAEFDRRTTPLDQLRELVDKSHSLHAKVFLDIPVNHTGWASWLQIHHPEWFARSSDESFLSPGAWGVVWSDLSKLDYSSKHLWRYMAEVFLWWCRLGVDGFRCDAGYMVPVEAWRYMVAKVREEFPDTVFFLEGLGGPLWTMESLLVEAGLDWAYSELFQNYTRDQLDAYIPWSDGVSRLKGPLIHFAETHDNDRLAARSENYARMRCGLSALVSQWGGFGLTNGAEWLATKKIEVHEAGELNWGAAHNQVDWIAKLNTLLSTHQTFVNEAELKIVGCLKNRSALAVRRSCGGSAVLVIANLDTEKEGTVRWKRQDFPFDKAEAVDLLSRKAVSVGTQKEEHLLTLRAGEVLCLGYAHERHGEDFRALMSQRMARRSLLRLAKVWGKAGEITPERLMELESIHQGDPYLLCAELSGCPLPPVSRWRYPSDLRRVLPLPPGNVLLAESKEDFELTLVSGGKVLLRERAIRSSGGDYFVLVPPLGEKHETQRTVELEILVYGRVAARYKGKALLLGGGEDTAVTMYRPAAKGFPPRSHAILSNRRGTMAMARARWGHLESVYDAFLSANPSGTDPSDRWVFLRRCRAWLVYRGYSRELSAECMTGFAVDDNCHMAWFFEIPCGMGKYVRIEARLSILPSQNAVELKFLRPTGVIEEELPPDEPVAIIVRPDIEDRPCHGVTKAWMGAEARFPGAVFPSKEGFAFRPDPFRSFEMRFFDSLFTSEPEWLYNVAHPFEEGRGLESRSDLFSPGYFRMELRGDGVVSSRAWALFGGEGEPEWPAPVREGKFHREVPIAEALESSASAFEVQRSGSVSLLAGFPWFLDWGRDSLIAARGLIAMGKTSTAAKVITSFAAMEREGTLPNALRGSDSSNRDTSDAPLWLAVAAFEYAAATGNEDFWETALGKRTLREVIVSIAKSYIRGTPNSIIMDPATALVFSPAHYTWMDTNFPAGTPREGYPVEIQALWYKVLRGLSGIDGSENWAALAGQARSSILELFYSQKRGFMSDCLHAAPGQGAREGVPDDHLRPNQLFAVTLGAAGTSEAHGIIEACRELLVPGGMRSLADREVAFPLHIEQGGKLLSDPRHPYRGRYEGPEDFSRKPAYHNGTAWTFLLPSFCEALYLTLGECARAEALSLMSSCGAVMEAGCLGHVAEIMDGDAPHSLRGCGAQLWGATEAYRIFVLLKNRSRIIKG, encoded by the coding sequence ATGATACAAACCCCCTCCCCCGGAGCCGAACTGGTCCGCTTCACCGGCGACCTTCTGACGGTTACCCTCGAGACGCAAAAGGACAAGGGCGTCGAGGCGTACCTGCGGACGACTCTCGGGAGGGCGGGAGTGCGAAGGCGCGAGATAATCGATGAGGTCGAGGCGGGCGTTCCGAGGCTCGACCGCGACTGGCGCGACCTGCGCATGGAGCGCAAAGGGCCGGGAGTTTTTTCCGTCACCTTCCCCCTCCTCGAAACCGGCGTCTTCTGGGCGAAGGCTTTCTGCCTGCCTCGCGGCGGCGAGCCCCAGTGGCCTTCCGGCGGGAACATTCGCATAAAGGTTATTTCCGCCGAGTATTCCTTCGCCAACACCATCTATTCCGCTTTCGTCAGGCAACACTCGCAGACCCTTCCCGGCCCGGCGGAACTCAGCCAGAACGTCGAAAAACTGGAGGAGGAGGGGTATACGGTCATCCCCCCTTCCGGGCGCTTCCGCGATTTTAGCGAGCGCATACCCTTCATCGTGGAGACCCTCGGCTTTCGCATTATCCAGCTTCTTCCGGTGCACCCGGTCCCCACCACCTACGGCAGGATGGGGAGGTTCGGAAGCCCCTTCGCGTCGCTGGACTTCATGGACACCGATCCGGCGATGGCGGAATTCGACAGGAGGACCACCCCGCTGGACCAGCTTCGCGAGCTGGTGGACAAGAGCCACTCCCTTCACGCGAAGGTCTTTCTGGACATCCCGGTAAACCACACCGGCTGGGCCTCCTGGCTTCAGATTCACCACCCGGAATGGTTCGCCCGCTCCAGCGACGAATCCTTTCTCTCCCCCGGCGCGTGGGGGGTGGTCTGGAGCGACCTTTCCAAGCTCGACTACTCCTCGAAACACCTCTGGCGCTACATGGCGGAGGTCTTTCTCTGGTGGTGCAGGCTGGGGGTGGACGGTTTTCGGTGCGACGCGGGGTACATGGTCCCGGTGGAGGCCTGGCGCTACATGGTGGCCAAGGTCAGGGAGGAGTTCCCCGACACCGTCTTTTTCCTCGAAGGGCTCGGGGGACCGCTCTGGACGATGGAATCTTTGCTGGTCGAAGCCGGTCTGGACTGGGCTTACTCGGAACTCTTCCAGAATTACACGCGCGACCAGCTCGACGCCTACATCCCCTGGTCGGACGGAGTATCGCGATTAAAGGGGCCTCTCATCCACTTCGCCGAGACCCACGACAACGACAGGCTGGCCGCCCGCTCGGAGAATTACGCAAGGATGCGGTGCGGCCTTAGCGCCCTGGTATCCCAGTGGGGCGGCTTCGGCCTCACCAACGGCGCGGAGTGGCTGGCCACAAAAAAGATAGAGGTCCACGAGGCGGGCGAACTCAACTGGGGCGCGGCGCACAATCAGGTGGACTGGATCGCGAAACTCAACACCCTCCTTTCGACCCATCAGACCTTCGTCAACGAGGCGGAACTGAAAATCGTCGGCTGCCTTAAGAACCGCTCGGCGCTCGCCGTCAGGAGAAGCTGCGGGGGCTCGGCGGTGCTGGTAATAGCCAACCTCGACACCGAAAAGGAGGGGACAGTCCGCTGGAAACGGCAGGACTTCCCCTTCGACAAGGCCGAGGCGGTCGATCTGCTCTCCCGGAAGGCGGTAAGCGTCGGAACCCAGAAGGAGGAACACCTGCTGACCCTCCGGGCCGGCGAGGTCCTCTGCCTCGGCTACGCCCACGAGCGCCACGGGGAGGACTTTCGGGCGCTGATGAGCCAGCGGATGGCGAGGCGCTCGCTCCTTCGCCTCGCGAAGGTCTGGGGAAAGGCCGGTGAGATTACCCCCGAAAGGCTTATGGAACTGGAGAGTATTCATCAGGGCGACCCCTACCTCCTTTGCGCCGAGCTTTCCGGCTGCCCCCTGCCGCCGGTTTCGCGGTGGCGCTACCCCTCCGACCTGCGCCGCGTCCTCCCCCTTCCCCCCGGAAACGTCCTTCTGGCCGAGTCAAAGGAGGATTTCGAGCTGACTCTGGTGAGCGGGGGAAAGGTGCTTTTAAGGGAAAGGGCCATACGCTCATCGGGAGGAGATTATTTCGTCCTCGTCCCTCCGCTCGGCGAGAAACACGAGACGCAAAGAACCGTCGAGCTGGAGATTCTGGTCTACGGCCGGGTGGCGGCGCGGTACAAGGGAAAGGCGCTGCTCCTCGGCGGCGGGGAGGATACGGCGGTGACGATGTACCGTCCCGCCGCGAAAGGGTTTCCCCCCCGCAGCCACGCGATTCTCTCCAACCGAAGGGGGACGATGGCGATGGCGCGCGCCCGGTGGGGCCACCTCGAAAGCGTTTACGACGCCTTCCTTAGCGCCAACCCCTCCGGAACCGACCCCTCCGACAGGTGGGTCTTCCTGCGAAGGTGCAGGGCGTGGCTGGTGTACCGGGGATATTCGAGAGAGCTTTCCGCCGAGTGCATGACAGGCTTTGCGGTAGACGACAACTGCCACATGGCCTGGTTTTTCGAGATTCCCTGCGGGATGGGCAAGTACGTGAGAATCGAGGCCCGCCTCTCCATCCTCCCCTCCCAAAACGCGGTGGAGCTGAAGTTCCTCCGGCCCACGGGAGTCATCGAGGAGGAACTGCCCCCCGACGAGCCTGTGGCGATTATCGTCCGGCCGGATATCGAGGACCGCCCCTGCCACGGCGTGACGAAGGCGTGGATGGGGGCCGAAGCGAGGTTCCCCGGAGCCGTTTTCCCCTCCAAGGAGGGTTTCGCCTTCAGGCCCGACCCCTTCCGCTCCTTTGAAATGCGCTTTTTCGACTCGCTCTTCACAAGCGAGCCGGAGTGGCTCTACAACGTCGCCCATCCCTTCGAGGAGGGGCGCGGGCTGGAGTCGCGAAGCGACCTTTTCAGCCCCGGCTATTTTCGGATGGAGCTTCGGGGCGACGGCGTCGTCTCGTCGCGGGCATGGGCGCTCTTCGGGGGAGAGGGGGAACCCGAGTGGCCGGCGCCCGTGAGGGAGGGCAAGTTTCACCGCGAGGTCCCTATCGCCGAGGCTCTCGAATCCTCCGCCTCCGCTTTCGAGGTTCAAAGAAGCGGCTCCGTATCCCTTCTGGCCGGTTTCCCGTGGTTCCTTGACTGGGGCAGGGATTCGCTCATAGCCGCTCGCGGGCTCATAGCGATGGGAAAAACCTCCACGGCGGCGAAGGTGATTACCTCTTTCGCCGCGATGGAAAGGGAGGGGACCCTGCCCAACGCGCTTCGGGGAAGCGATTCCTCCAACCGGGATACCTCCGACGCCCCCCTGTGGCTCGCGGTCGCGGCCTTCGAGTACGCCGCGGCCACCGGAAACGAGGATTTCTGGGAAACCGCCCTAGGCAAAAGGACGCTCCGGGAGGTAATCGTCTCCATCGCGAAGAGCTACATCCGGGGCACCCCCAATTCGATAATCATGGACCCGGCCACCGCTCTGGTCTTCAGCCCCGCCCACTACACCTGGATGGACACGAATTTTCCCGCCGGAACTCCCCGGGAAGGTTATCCCGTCGAGATTCAGGCGCTCTGGTACAAGGTTCTCCGGGGGCTCTCCGGAATCGACGGTTCTGAAAACTGGGCTGCGCTGGCCGGTCAGGCGAGATCCTCCATACTTGAACTCTTTTATTCTCAAAAAAGGGGGTTTATGTCGGACTGCCTCCACGCCGCGCCGGGGCAGGGAGCGAGGGAAGGCGTTCCCGACGACCACCTGCGTCCGAACCAGCTTTTCGCCGTCACCCTCGGAGCGGCGGGAACGAGCGAGGCTCACGGGATAATCGAGGCGTGCAGGGAGCTGCTGGTTCCGGGCGGCATGAGGAGCCTCGCGGACAGGGAGGTGGCCTTCCCCCTCCACATCGAGCAGGGCGGCAAGCTCCTCTCCGACCCCAGGCACCCTTACCGGGGCCGCTACGAGGGGCCGGAGGACTTTTCCCGGAAGCCCGCCTACCACAACGGCACCGCCTGGACCTTCCTTCTCCCCTCCTTTTGCGAGGCCCTCTACCTAACCCTGGGAGAGTGCGCCAGGGCGGAAGCGCTTTCGCTGATGAGCTCCTGCGGCGCGGTGATGGAGGCGGGATGTCTGGGCCACGTGGCGGAGATTATGGACGGCGACGCCCCCCATTCGCTTCGCGGCTGCGGGGCGCAGCTCTGGGGAGCGACCGAGGCGTACAGAATTTTTGTGTTATTGAAAAACAGGAGTAGAATTATTAAGGGCTGA
- a CDS encoding glycogen synthase produces the protein MPPAKNRAGARKARQPRILIVTPEITYLPNGMGNMANRLSAKAGGMADVSASLVSALFEMGVDVHVAIPNYRQLFSIDINQLISDELRLYQRKLPHDRIHLAEDRIFYYRSAVYGNYESENPRLSLAFQREVINNIIPRVHPDLIHCNDWMTGLIPAHARRLGIPSLFTVHNIHTQLMELAKIEDYGIDAAGFWLNLYYVYPPSTYEETRDRDPVDFLTSGIFAAHFINTVSKSFLEEIVEGQHDFILPHIRNELRGKYYAGCATGILNAPDGSYTPSTDPALQVNYTSADHREGKRKNKLHFQKSMGLFEEQDAPIFFWPSRLDPQQKGCQLLAEILEAIVRDYGFEGLQVAMVSRGPFAHEFHEIIRSRNLQGRVSLRDFDEDLSRQGFAAADFVLMPSLFEPCGLPQMIGILYGALPVVRETGGLKDTVFPLDVKNSTGNGFTFRDFDAGGLRWGVDRAMDFYRLPESMRETQTKRIMTDGEKTFRHDVTAAEYIKLYEKMLERPLVTKDMGAG, from the coding sequence ATGCCTCCAGCTAAAAACCGGGCCGGGGCAAGGAAGGCGAGACAGCCGCGCATACTTATCGTCACCCCGGAAATTACCTACCTGCCCAACGGCATGGGAAACATGGCCAACCGCCTCAGCGCCAAGGCCGGAGGCATGGCCGACGTTTCGGCTTCACTGGTCTCGGCCCTCTTCGAGATGGGCGTGGACGTGCACGTCGCCATCCCCAACTACCGCCAGCTCTTCTCCATAGACATAAACCAGCTCATAAGCGACGAGCTTCGCCTCTACCAGCGCAAGCTCCCCCACGACAGGATACACCTTGCCGAGGACAGGATCTTTTACTACCGCTCCGCGGTCTACGGAAACTACGAATCTGAAAATCCCCGGCTCTCGCTGGCTTTCCAGCGCGAGGTGATAAACAACATCATACCGAGGGTCCACCCCGACCTTATCCACTGCAACGACTGGATGACCGGCCTCATTCCCGCCCACGCCCGCAGGCTCGGAATTCCCAGCCTCTTCACCGTCCACAACATCCACACCCAGCTCATGGAACTGGCGAAAATAGAGGACTACGGGATAGACGCGGCCGGGTTCTGGTTGAACCTCTACTACGTCTACCCTCCTTCGACCTATGAGGAAACGAGGGACCGTGACCCGGTGGATTTTCTGACCAGCGGCATCTTCGCGGCGCACTTCATCAACACCGTTAGCAAGTCCTTTCTGGAGGAGATAGTCGAGGGGCAGCACGACTTCATCCTTCCGCACATAAGAAACGAGCTTCGGGGCAAGTACTACGCCGGGTGCGCCACCGGGATACTCAACGCCCCCGACGGTTCCTACACCCCTTCGACCGACCCCGCCCTTCAGGTCAACTACACTTCGGCCGACCACAGGGAGGGAAAGCGCAAGAACAAGCTCCACTTCCAGAAGTCGATGGGGCTCTTCGAGGAGCAGGACGCGCCGATCTTCTTCTGGCCCTCCCGCCTAGACCCACAGCAAAAGGGGTGTCAGCTGCTTGCGGAGATACTCGAAGCCATCGTCCGGGATTACGGTTTCGAGGGGCTGCAGGTCGCAATGGTGTCAAGGGGCCCCTTCGCCCACGAGTTTCACGAGATTATAAGGTCCAGAAACCTCCAGGGAAGGGTAAGCCTGCGGGATTTCGACGAAGACCTGAGCAGGCAGGGGTTCGCCGCCGCCGATTTCGTGCTGATGCCCTCCCTTTTCGAGCCCTGCGGGCTTCCCCAGATGATAGGCATACTCTACGGCGCCCTGCCGGTGGTGCGGGAAACCGGGGGTCTCAAGGATACGGTCTTCCCGCTCGACGTGAAAAATTCCACCGGCAACGGCTTTACCTTCCGCGATTTCGACGCCGGGGGGCTCCGGTGGGGGGTAGACAGGGCTATGGATTTCTACAGGCTGCCGGAAAGCATGAGAGAAACGCAGACCAAGAGGATCATGACGGATGGAGAGAAGACCTTCCGCCACGACGTAACCGCGGCCGAGTACATCAAGCTCTACGAAAAGATGCTGGAGAGGCCCCTTGTCACCAAAGACATGGGCGCGGGGTAG
- a CDS encoding 1,4-alpha-glucan-branching enzyme, with translation MKNLPGWLDEYLLPYADKIAARAAVVEQLGRRLGDLVKFADAHEAYGLQGCAGGGWRFREWAPGATDIYLIGDFNGWRESEEYRLQRTGGGDFEGCFPEESFSHGQHYKLGVHWRGGYGERIPACARRVVQDNATKIFSAQVWKPENPFRWEFPRPPSPKTPIIYEAHAGMAEEREGVGTWVEFRDNLLQRIADAGYNTLQLMAVAEHPYYGSFGYHVSSFFAPSSRFGTPEEFKSLIDRAHALGLCVIIDLVHSHAVKNENEGLSRQDGTDHLYFHSGPKGLHPLWDSRLFDYAKPGVLRFLLSNCRYWLTEFNLDGFRFDGVTSMLYTHHGANKNFTSYDDYFTGEFDTDAFAYLALANLLIHEIYPGAITIAEDVSGAPGLAAPVSEGGAGFDYRLSMGIPDVWFKVAETLRDEEWDIGGIWFELTRRRREEKTISYVESHDQALVGGKTMLFKLADARVYTAMEETSGDLAIDRAIALHKMMRLFTLVASGGGYLTFMGNEFGHPEWIDFPREGNGWSYKFARRQWSLRDDPRLRYRFLADFDREMLRLFTNPDRLFGSWPRVLDLIASDKVVAVERGGLFVIFNFCPHSSYTDYGVALPPGSYTLLMDSDEKRFGGFDRILPGQRYFTFPRRAGSEMMHVANFYLPSRTAIILERDSSGSR, from the coding sequence ATGAAAAACCTCCCCGGCTGGCTGGACGAATACCTTCTTCCCTACGCGGATAAAATCGCGGCGCGCGCCGCCGTCGTCGAACAGCTCGGGCGAAGACTCGGCGACCTCGTCAAATTCGCCGACGCCCACGAAGCCTACGGACTCCAGGGGTGCGCGGGCGGGGGCTGGCGCTTTAGGGAGTGGGCTCCGGGCGCTACGGATATTTACCTCATCGGGGATTTCAACGGATGGCGGGAAAGCGAGGAATACCGCCTCCAGCGGACCGGGGGAGGCGACTTCGAGGGGTGTTTTCCCGAGGAATCCTTCAGCCACGGGCAGCACTACAAGCTCGGGGTACACTGGCGCGGAGGCTACGGAGAGAGGATTCCTGCGTGCGCAAGAAGGGTGGTTCAGGACAACGCCACCAAAATCTTCTCGGCGCAGGTATGGAAGCCCGAAAACCCCTTCCGGTGGGAGTTTCCGCGACCTCCCTCCCCGAAAACGCCGATAATCTACGAGGCCCACGCCGGCATGGCCGAAGAGCGAGAGGGGGTGGGAACCTGGGTCGAATTTCGCGACAACCTCCTCCAGCGCATAGCCGACGCCGGCTATAATACCCTGCAGCTAATGGCCGTCGCCGAGCACCCCTACTACGGCTCCTTCGGCTACCACGTATCGAGCTTTTTCGCCCCCTCTTCCCGCTTCGGCACCCCCGAGGAATTCAAATCGCTCATCGACCGCGCCCACGCGCTCGGCCTTTGCGTTATAATCGACCTCGTCCACTCCCACGCGGTGAAAAACGAAAACGAGGGCCTCTCCCGTCAGGACGGCACCGATCACCTCTATTTTCACTCCGGCCCGAAAGGGCTCCACCCCCTCTGGGACTCGCGCCTCTTCGATTACGCGAAGCCGGGAGTGCTCCGGTTCCTCCTCTCGAACTGCCGCTACTGGCTTACCGAGTTTAACCTCGACGGCTTTCGCTTCGACGGGGTGACGAGCATGCTCTACACCCACCACGGGGCGAACAAGAACTTCACCTCCTACGACGACTACTTCACCGGCGAATTCGACACCGACGCCTTCGCTTATCTCGCCCTCGCCAACCTCCTCATACATGAGATATACCCCGGTGCGATTACGATCGCCGAAGACGTGAGCGGCGCGCCGGGGCTGGCCGCACCGGTGAGCGAGGGGGGCGCGGGGTTTGACTACCGCCTTTCGATGGGGATACCGGACGTCTGGTTCAAGGTCGCCGAAACCCTGCGTGACGAGGAGTGGGACATAGGGGGAATATGGTTCGAGCTTACGCGCAGGAGAAGGGAAGAAAAAACCATCTCCTACGTCGAGAGCCACGATCAGGCCCTCGTCGGCGGCAAGACGATGCTCTTCAAGCTGGCCGACGCGAGGGTCTACACGGCGATGGAGGAGACCAGCGGCGACCTCGCCATCGACAGGGCCATAGCCCTCCACAAGATGATGCGCCTTTTCACCCTCGTCGCCTCCGGCGGGGGGTATCTCACCTTCATGGGCAACGAATTCGGCCACCCCGAGTGGATAGATTTCCCCAGGGAGGGCAACGGCTGGTCCTACAAGTTCGCCAGAAGGCAGTGGAGCCTTCGGGACGACCCGCGCCTCCGCTACCGCTTCCTCGCGGATTTCGACCGGGAGATGCTCCGGCTCTTCACGAATCCCGACAGGCTTTTCGGGAGCTGGCCGAGGGTTCTGGACCTCATAGCGTCCGACAAGGTTGTGGCCGTGGAGCGCGGCGGCCTCTTCGTCATCTTCAATTTTTGCCCTCACTCCTCCTACACCGACTACGGAGTGGCGCTGCCTCCGGGCTCCTACACCCTGCTTATGGACTCGGACGAAAAGAGGTTCGGAGGGTTCGACAGGATTTTACCGGGGCAAAGGTATTTCACTTTCCCAAGAAGGGCGGGAAGCGAGATGATGCACGTTGCGAATTTTTATCTGCCCAGCCGTACGGCTATCATCCTCGAAAGGGATTCCAGTGGGAGCCGTTGA
- a CDS encoding glycosyltransferase family 1 protein, with amino-acid sequence MKVHPFSIVPKVPDLLSPLKEIMFNLWWSWNPEAVDLFRRIDHEMWSKTAHNPVAMLGMVSQQRLRELAQDPPFIAHMERISEALKEYLDTAPKSDMTDGEPCDFDGSCLAYFSMEYAIHECLPIYAGGLGALAGDHVKSASDLGLPLVAVGLLYRQGHYHQYLSYDGWQKEVYLENDFHNMPLTLVRGEDGEPVVIEVKIQEETVRLRAWVVKVGRVPLYLLDANLDENTPSMREITSRLYAPGAAIRLQQEIVLGIGGVRFLQKIGKSPSVFHMNEGHSAFLALERARITMTEFGLSFEEAIEAIRAGNIFTTHTPVQAGIDHFPADLIKAQLGQELIHMGIPMEGVMRLGLSDPSQGQQDLSMAVLAIRTSIYRNGVSRLHGVVARKMWADVWRGTPVDEVPIGHVTNGIHVRTWLSDEMARLYFRYLGPQWMNETNSEKTWERIHEIPDNELWRAKERLKQRLIGYVRKNLPKHLARRGCAQSEVCSGEQVLDPEALTIGFARRFASYKRAALIFREPERLYKILGDKDRPAQIVFAGKAHPADDEGKKLIQQIIRFCRQREFRDRVVFVEDYDINIARYLVQGVDIWLNTPRRPLEACGTSGMKVIPNGGLHLSVLDGWWDEAYTNEVGWAIGNGEEQGDLETQDQLDSYDIYEVLEQDIIPLFYDRLEEEVPIGWVKKMKRAMATLIPVFNTDRMVSEYAEKYYKPAIKYRRRIGAENYRAAMHLAKWKKKVQTAWPNVAVTKVEELSRKETPIGEPLEISCTVALGGLENDDVRVEAYYGPLDNSGEISSPKSHPLHFDMKKDTGEVVFGGTILGEEVGRNGFAIRVRPTHPNLVNEPDSGLVIWG; translated from the coding sequence ATGAAGGTGCATCCGTTCAGCATAGTACCCAAGGTGCCGGACCTCCTCTCCCCGCTTAAGGAGATAATGTTCAATCTCTGGTGGAGCTGGAATCCCGAGGCGGTCGACCTCTTCCGGCGCATAGACCACGAGATGTGGTCCAAAACCGCCCACAACCCCGTGGCGATGCTCGGCATGGTCTCGCAGCAGAGGCTCCGGGAGCTGGCGCAGGACCCGCCTTTCATAGCCCACATGGAGAGGATAAGCGAAGCCCTGAAGGAGTACCTCGACACCGCCCCAAAATCGGATATGACCGACGGGGAGCCGTGCGATTTCGACGGAAGCTGCCTGGCCTACTTTTCAATGGAATACGCAATCCACGAGTGCCTCCCGATCTACGCGGGCGGCCTCGGGGCGCTCGCGGGCGACCACGTGAAGAGCGCCAGCGACCTCGGCCTCCCCCTCGTGGCCGTCGGCCTTCTCTACCGGCAGGGCCACTATCACCAGTACCTCTCCTACGACGGCTGGCAAAAGGAGGTCTATCTGGAGAACGACTTCCACAATATGCCGCTGACGCTGGTGCGGGGCGAGGACGGCGAGCCCGTGGTCATCGAGGTGAAGATTCAGGAGGAGACGGTCCGCCTGCGCGCCTGGGTGGTGAAGGTCGGGAGGGTTCCGCTTTACCTTCTCGACGCGAACCTGGACGAAAACACCCCAAGCATGAGGGAGATAACCTCCCGCCTCTACGCGCCCGGCGCGGCGATACGCCTCCAGCAGGAGATAGTCCTCGGAATCGGCGGCGTGAGATTCCTCCAGAAGATCGGCAAGTCTCCCAGCGTCTTCCACATGAACGAGGGCCATTCCGCCTTTCTGGCCCTCGAACGGGCGAGAATCACGATGACGGAGTTCGGCCTCTCCTTCGAGGAGGCGATCGAGGCCATACGCGCCGGAAACATCTTCACCACGCACACCCCGGTACAGGCTGGAATAGATCACTTCCCGGCAGACCTCATAAAGGCCCAGCTAGGCCAGGAACTCATACATATGGGGATACCGATGGAAGGGGTGATGCGCCTCGGCCTCAGCGACCCCTCGCAGGGGCAGCAGGACCTTTCGATGGCGGTGCTTGCCATACGGACCAGCATCTACCGCAACGGCGTAAGCCGCCTTCACGGAGTGGTGGCGCGCAAGATGTGGGCGGACGTGTGGCGCGGGACGCCGGTGGACGAAGTCCCCATCGGCCACGTCACCAACGGCATCCACGTGCGGACCTGGCTCTCGGACGAGATGGCGAGACTCTATTTCCGTTATCTCGGCCCCCAGTGGATGAACGAGACCAACAGCGAAAAAACCTGGGAGCGCATCCACGAGATACCGGACAACGAACTCTGGCGCGCCAAAGAGAGGCTCAAGCAGCGCCTCATCGGCTACGTGAGGAAGAACCTTCCCAAACACCTCGCCCGGCGCGGCTGCGCCCAGAGCGAGGTCTGCTCCGGCGAGCAGGTGCTCGACCCCGAGGCGCTCACCATAGGGTTTGCGAGGCGCTTCGCCTCCTACAAGCGGGCGGCTCTCATCTTCCGCGAGCCGGAGAGGCTCTACAAGATACTCGGCGACAAGGACAGACCCGCGCAGATAGTCTTCGCGGGCAAGGCGCACCCCGCCGACGACGAAGGCAAAAAGCTCATCCAGCAGATAATACGCTTCTGTAGGCAGAGGGAATTTCGCGACCGGGTGGTTTTCGTAGAGGACTACGACATAAACATCGCCAGATATCTTGTGCAGGGCGTGGACATCTGGCTGAACACCCCCAGAAGGCCGCTCGAAGCCTGCGGCACCAGCGGAATGAAGGTCATACCCAACGGCGGCCTCCATCTTAGCGTACTCGACGGCTGGTGGGACGAAGCCTACACCAACGAAGTCGGGTGGGCGATAGGCAACGGCGAAGAGCAGGGCGACCTGGAGACCCAGGACCAGCTAGACAGCTACGACATCTACGAGGTCCTCGAACAGGACATAATTCCGCTCTTCTACGACAGGCTCGAAGAAGAGGTGCCGATCGGCTGGGTCAAAAAGATGAAGCGGGCGATGGCAACCCTCATCCCTGTCTTCAACACCGACCGGATGGTGAGCGAATACGCCGAAAAATATTACAAGCCCGCCATAAAATATCGAAGGCGCATCGGGGCGGAGAACTACCGCGCCGCCATGCACCTCGCCAAATGGAAAAAGAAGGTCCAGACCGCCTGGCCGAACGTCGCCGTCACCAAGGTCGAAGAACTCAGCCGCAAGGAGACGCCGATAGGGGAGCCGCTCGAGATAAGCTGCACGGTGGCTCTGGGCGGCCTCGAAAACGACGACGTGCGCGTCGAGGCCTACTACGGCCCGCTCGACAACAGCGGCGAGATATCCTCCCCCAAATCCCACCCCCTCCACTTCGACATGAAAAAAGACACCGGCGAAGTGGTCTTTGGCGGGACGATACTGGGCGAAGAGGTGGGGCGCAACGGTTTCGCCATCAGGGTCAGACCGACCCATCCCAATCTTGTGAACGAGCCGGATTCGGGTCTGGTGATCTGGGGATAG